The Solenopsis invicta isolate M01_SB chromosome 1, UNIL_Sinv_3.0, whole genome shotgun sequence DNA segment atcttcaCATGGTCTAAGATACGcttgtagaaataaattataaacaacaaTAAATAAGTTATGCGAAATTTGTGCTCGCGGGAATTtgtcatattattttgtataatttatgtgTCCAAATGCAAACGATTGCATACACGGTGCAAGAAAGCGGACCCTAATCCCAATATTATATgcatttgatataattttcttcaatttcctaagagattattaataatagagTATTTTGCTCCACGAATGCGATCGGAAAACTTTTCTCGTGTAATATCGGAATGTTACCATGAGGACATCATCAATGGAACATTCTGGCGTTTACTCGAACTTCTGCTTGAGTTTTTGCTTGTACAGCACAGGTAGTAGAGAGAGTAACGCGAACACGCACAATATGATTACACTGTTCCACGACCACGCGTCGCTCGATGATGTGAGTTTATTCAACGTCTGACCAGCTTGTATGGCGATGAAGGAAGGCGGCGCGACGCCGAAGAAAGTGCCGACGGTAAACGGTATTATCGGCACACCGAAAACTGGGCTGGCTAAATTGATGAACCAATTTGGCAGTAACGGTGTGATTCGCAAGAACAGCATGTAGTTTAGCAGATTATCGCGATGCTTGGTCACCGTGATGGTCCATTTCTCTGCCATTTCTGGAAAGTATCGATACAGCAACCATCTGCCCGGCAGTAACGAGGACAGAAGATAGCATAGGGAGGCGCCGATCGCGCTACATGTGCACACGAGTAGCAGCGCGATTGGAAAGCGAAACAGAAAACCGGATaggattgaaagaaaaatggagcCAGGAATAGCAAATGTTTGCAGACTGTTGAGTTATGATGTAAGGAATATATTGTGGACTTTAAGGTTTTTTTACTACTgtctattttttaagtttttaagaattttttgggggaaatatttttcacatttattttttcaaaactattaccgtttaaagaataatttctctttttattttataaaaaatataaatgataaatttgatCTTTACACGATTTATCGATAAAAGCCACGATTTTGGATCTCTCAAAggacttaaattaaaaatttgaacgtcattttaataaaaaacttgtAGCTATTGTTGAAACTAGAattatcttgaaaatttaactttttatatttttttggagtacataaaatataaaaaaaaagatagtcgAATTTTCCCGAACtttagaatcaatttttttttaaaacaggtatttatttatttattgggcaaaataaattctaatttcGACGATAGTCGCAAAAgtgttttgattaaaataacggaatttttaatttgagttcACTGTAAGATCAAGAATTATCGCCGATAAATCAGAGAGCAAATggatctattattaaataatcattcatatttttttattaaaaaaagtaaagaacaaaataattgtgaaaaataattatccaCTTTCtccaaaaaatgtttaaaaactttcaaaaaatcaGTGCAACAAAGTAGAACTCTTAATGCAACAGtttgataacaaaaatatatgattaaagtACTGAAGGATACAAGATGTAAGTGATGAACAGACCAGCTAGTACTTGGaagtaatataaattcttatatcGTTCTAAGAGTTTTCCCAGATTCTTGGCATCTTCAATATGACGTGGCAGTTTCATATGTTGCctttcatctctataaaaaaaaaaatatacaaaaaacatttatatctgatattaaaatatatgaaacacgatattattaacaaataactGTTCTTACTCTTCTAATTCTGGAAAACTCgtgtatacataaaataatgcagTTAATGAGGCCACAAAGATGAGTCCAACAGTTATTACTTTTGTTGTCGAAACTTCATTATTAGTTGCTTTGGGGGCtcctataaaa contains these protein-coding regions:
- the LOC105203621 gene encoding transmembrane protein 41 homolog isoform X2, producing the protein MSLQADVRSGAPKATNNEVSTTKVITVGLIFVASLTALFYVYTSFPELEEDERQHMKLPRHIEDAKNLGKLLERYKNLYYFQVLAGLFITYIFLQTFAIPGSIFLSILSGFLFRFPIALLLVCTCSAIGASLCYLLSSLLPGRWLLYRYFPEMAEKWTITVTKHRDNLLNYMLFLRITPLLPNWFINLASPVFGVPIIPFTVGTFFGVAPPSFIAIQAGQTLNKLTSSSDAWSWNSVIILCVFALLSLLPVLYKQKLKQKFE
- the LOC105203621 gene encoding transmembrane protein 41 homolog isoform X1, translated to MCECAHLSEMARRTLEVTRVKARAPKATNNEVSTTKVITVGLIFVASLTALFYVYTSFPELEEDERQHMKLPRHIEDAKNLGKLLERYKNLYYFQVLAGLFITYIFLQTFAIPGSIFLSILSGFLFRFPIALLLVCTCSAIGASLCYLLSSLLPGRWLLYRYFPEMAEKWTITVTKHRDNLLNYMLFLRITPLLPNWFINLASPVFGVPIIPFTVGTFFGVAPPSFIAIQAGQTLNKLTSSSDAWSWNSVIILCVFALLSLLPVLYKQKLKQKFE